The Verrucomicrobiales bacterium DNA window CACCCCGGAAAGAGCATCGCCCACGGCGCCAAGTCCATCAAGACTGCCCAGAGCGGGGTCCTGGTGGGTGAAGGATTGGATCAGATCGCCAGCCTCATGAACGACATCACGCTGGTGCGATCCGTGGTCAGCAAGGAAGCGGATCACGAACGGGCGGTCTACAATGTGAAGACCGGCTATCGCCCGAACCCAACCGTCATCCATCCCTCCATCGGAGCGGTGATCTGCCATCAACTCCCGGAAGACCCACTCGACATTCCACGTCATATTTCGATCCTGCCGGAAAACTGGCCCGCGCGCGGAGGCTACCTGGGAGCTCAATACGACGCCTTCCAGGTTTATGATCCGCAAGGGCCGATCCAGGATGTCGTGGCTCAGGTGGATTCGAAACGCCTGGACCAGCGCATGAGCAACCTGGCGGTGGTGGAAAAGGCATTCGCCGTCGGCCGACCTTCCAACCTGGAATCGAATCGCACACTCCACCAACTGTCCATGACGCGGGCTTTGAAGATCATGAGCTCGGCACAGCTGGCCGCCTTCGACGTGAAGCAAGCGCCAGCCAGCCAGCGTGCAGCGTATGGGGACACCCCCTTCGGGCGAAGTTGCCTGGCTGCTCTTCGACTCATCGAGACCGGTGTTCGCTGTGTGGAAGTCACCCTCAGCGGATGGGACACGCACGTGAACAATCACAAGCAGCAGCAACGCAACATCCAGATTCTCGATCCCGCCTTCGCGGCGCTGCTCCGGGATCTCAAGCAACGAAACTTGTTGGATTCCACCGTGGTCCTCTGCGGCGGGGAGTTCGGTCGAACACCGAAGCTCAATCCACTCGAGGGCAGGGATCACTGGCCGTACGGCTTCAGCGTGGCGATCGCCGGGGGCGGATTTCGAGCAGGCCATGTCAAAGGAGCAACCGATCCTGAAGGAGAGAAAAAAGAGCCCACGGATCCGGTCCGAGTCGAAGATCTGCACGCCACCATTCAACATAGCCTGGGCATCAACCCAGAGAAGGAGCTCATCACCCCCGTCGGCCGCCCCCTCACCCTCAGCGACGGCCGCATCCTTCGGGATTTGTTGCGCGTGGGTTCAAGGGGGTGAGGGTGTTTCCGATCCACCGGAAATTTCCGACTCCGTCGGAATTGCGAAAGCTGTAGAGGGCTACAGCACTCCATATCGCTTCGCGCCAAAGGGGAGCATTTTGGAGTGCTGTAGCCCTCTACAGCTTTTCCGTCCCCCCGGAGGGAGGATCGCCAAAGGTAAAAGTGCGTCGCTAGCTCTGAGTGACCTCCTTAGGGACCGCACACTCGCGAGCCCCAAGCAAGGAGATGTTAGCCGCAAGAAACGTAAAAGGACGAAAGAAAACTCGACCTAGGAAATCACAAACTCTGCTTCCTCGTTTTTCGTCGTCTTTCGCTTTTTGCGGCTAACGCCCTCTCTCCACTCGCGGCCCCAGCCCCAGCGCGGTTTGAGGAGCTTCCTCCAATGCTTACCATCCAAGTCATCCGGAAAAAACCGCGGTGACAACTGCCCCTCGTCTTTTCGCCAGTTGTCCGAGATCCTCACTTCTTCACTCGCAACAGCCGGAGCGAATTACCGATCACGAGCACATCCGATAGCCCCATCGAGAGGGCACACAGCATCGGGTTCATGAACCCCAACGCGGCCAGCGGCACCGCCAGGGCGTTGTAAACAAAAGCCCAGAATAGGTTCTGCCGGATGATGCGCAGCGTTGCTCCAGCCAGGGAAAGGCTTTCAGGCACCGCGTGCAAATCAGCCCGCAACAACACCAGATCCGCTGACTCGCGCGCAATATCACTCGCCCGGGTGACCGCGATGCCGAGGTCCGCCTGAGCCAACGCCGGCGCGTCGTTAATCCCATCGCCCACAAACGCCACCCGATGTCCCTGCGCCTGCAGCTGCTTCAGCAAGTCGGCCTTACTCTCCGGCTTCACCTCCGCGAACACTTCGGCCTCAGCCAAACCCACAGCCAGTCCGATCCCGCGCGCAGCGGCCACGCTATCCCCGGACACCATGCGCACCGCTAAGCCCCGATCGCGAAGTTCTTGGACCACCGCCTTCGCTTCCTCCTTGGGTTGATCACGCAGGGCGAAATAGAGAACCGCACGATCTCCGACCCACAGGCACAGCACGGTGGCCCCGGAACTCAGCCACATCTCCACGGCCGATCGAACCTCAGGAGCGAGGCTAGCCGACCCGTGAGTCCACGCGAGCGATCCAAGCCGAACTTCAGTCGCTGCCTTCCAAGATCCACCCCCCGCGGATAGGAGAGCCCCTGAACCTGAACCTCGATATTCCTTCCACCCGTCGAGCTTCATCCGTTCCGCAGACAAGCCGGCAATCGCTTGGCTCAGCGGATGGCTGGAGGGTGCCGCGAGACTCGAAGCGACCGCCAACCAGGTAGCGGTTTCAGCCTCCGACTCAGAGAGCGAAGCAGAACGCGTCTCCATGACCGTCGGACGCCCACTCGTCAGCGTGCCGGTCTTATCGAAGAGCACAGTCGTGATCCGTCCCGCCTTCTCGAGGGCGATGGCGTCGCGCAACAAAATCCCCCGTCGAGCGGCCGCGTTCGACGCCGCCATCAAGGCCGCGGGCGTCGCAAGTCCCATCGCACAGGGACAAGCGATGATCAACACCGCCGTGGCATGAATCACCGCGTTGGCCCAGGGCTCAGCCGAGACCGGCACCACCCAAAGCCACGACGACAGCGCGCGCGACAGCCCTGCCGCCGCCTCCGGCCAAAATCCCCAGAACAAAAAGGTCGCCAGCGCGACGAACACCACCACCGGCACAAACACCTGAGTCACGCGATCCGCCAACCGCTGAATGCTCGCCCGACTCGACTGCGCCCGGCGGACCGCGGCAATGATCTGAGCCAGTGCCGTGGCCTCCCCCAACGCGGTCACTCGAAACACGAGTCGTCCATCCAGATTCGTGGTTCCTGCGTACAGCCGGGTGCCCAGCTTCTTCGCCACCGGGATGGATTCCCCAGTCAACATCGACTCGTCGACCGCCGACTCACCTTCTGCCACCAAACCATCGGTCGGGATGCGATCCCCAGGACGCAGCACCACTTCTTGGTCGGGCATCAACTCGGCAATGGGAACCTCTCGTTCCTCCCCGTTCGGCATCCGCCTCCGCGCTGTGGAAGGAGCCAGGTGCAACAGCGCTCGCAGCGCACCCTCCGCCTGACGGCTCACGCGGGTTTCGATCCAGTGTCCGAGGCTGATGAACGTGAGAATCGCCGCCGTCTCCATGAAATACAAATGGCCGGGACGATGCAGAATCCAGGACACCGCGCTGAACAGATAGGCCGCGGAGGCTCCGAGGGTCACGAGCAAATCCATTCCGAACGCACCCACCTTCAACTGTTGCCAGGCACCGCGCGCAAAGCGGGATCCGCAACCCAGCCAGGCGATGGTGGCCAGCACGAAGCCAAGCGTATGAAACGTGGGGCTTCCGTGTGCGGAGAAAATCCATTCGCCGATCATCAGCGGCAGTGTGCAGATCGCCCCCAGAACCGTGTTAAAACCCCATCCTTTCCAGGAAAATCGGGGGGACGGTTCCGCTACGGTCGATTCCGAAAGCACTTTCGCGGGATAGCCCGCCGCCGACACCGCAGCCGCGACCGCCGTATCGGGCATCGGCACCGCGTCTTTCCACCACACAGTCAGGCTATCCTTCTCAGGAAGTGCCTCCGCGATCGAGACCCCTGCCACACTCAGAGCGGCTTCGCGCACGTGGCGCGCGCAGTTGCCGCAGGTCATCCCCGTCACTCGAAACCGGCTCATGCGACTACCTGCGGGGGGAAGTGGAGCTGCAGGCGGAG harbors:
- a CDS encoding cation-translocating P-type ATPase; amino-acid sequence: MSRFRVTGMTCGNCARHVREAALSVAGVSIAEALPEKDSLTVWWKDAVPMPDTAVAAAVSAAGYPAKVLSESTVAEPSPRFSWKGWGFNTVLGAICTLPLMIGEWIFSAHGSPTFHTLGFVLATIAWLGCGSRFARGAWQQLKVGAFGMDLLVTLGASAAYLFSAVSWILHRPGHLYFMETAAILTFISLGHWIETRVSRQAEGALRALLHLAPSTARRRMPNGEEREVPIAELMPDQEVVLRPGDRIPTDGLVAEGESAVDESMLTGESIPVAKKLGTRLYAGTTNLDGRLVFRVTALGEATALAQIIAAVRRAQSSRASIQRLADRVTQVFVPVVVFVALATFLFWGFWPEAAAGLSRALSSWLWVVPVSAEPWANAVIHATAVLIIACPCAMGLATPAALMAASNAAARRGILLRDAIALEKAGRITTVLFDKTGTLTSGRPTVMETRSASLSESEAETATWLAVASSLAAPSSHPLSQAIAGLSAERMKLDGWKEYRGSGSGALLSAGGGSWKAATEVRLGSLAWTHGSASLAPEVRSAVEMWLSSGATVLCLWVGDRAVLYFALRDQPKEEAKAVVQELRDRGLAVRMVSGDSVAAARGIGLAVGLAEAEVFAEVKPESKADLLKQLQAQGHRVAFVGDGINDAPALAQADLGIAVTRASDIARESADLVLLRADLHAVPESLSLAGATLRIIRQNLFWAFVYNALAVPLAALGFMNPMLCALSMGLSDVLVIGNSLRLLRVKK
- a CDS encoding DUF1501 domain-containing protein produces the protein MNPSTEHSCGSAAHLSRRTLLKWGALGGMTWLTPLARTLARAEEKAPRGKPAKAVILLWMAGGPSQLETFDPHPGKSIAHGAKSIKTAQSGVLVGEGLDQIASLMNDITLVRSVVSKEADHERAVYNVKTGYRPNPTVIHPSIGAVICHQLPEDPLDIPRHISILPENWPARGGYLGAQYDAFQVYDPQGPIQDVVAQVDSKRLDQRMSNLAVVEKAFAVGRPSNLESNRTLHQLSMTRALKIMSSAQLAAFDVKQAPASQRAAYGDTPFGRSCLAALRLIETGVRCVEVTLSGWDTHVNNHKQQQRNIQILDPAFAALLRDLKQRNLLDSTVVLCGGEFGRTPKLNPLEGRDHWPYGFSVAIAGGGFRAGHVKGATDPEGEKKEPTDPVRVEDLHATIQHSLGINPEKELITPVGRPLTLSDGRILRDLLRVGSRG